A stretch of the Filimonas lacunae genome encodes the following:
- the rpsA gene encoding 30S ribosomal protein S1, whose protein sequence is MFQNFIVKQLNADAQESAAPAEQPTATTNAPVAEPVVATAHDDFDWSIDKRNVAHYSAEEQLKYDKVYENTFVQIEDGEIVNGGVVALTKTDVVINIGFKSDGLVSLNEFRDLQNLAIGDTVEVMVVEKEDRQGHLHLSRKQARIHRAWERIVEVHKTGEVVTGTVTSKTKGGLIVDVFGMETFLPGSQIDVKPVTDYDQFVNKTMEFKVVKVNEAIKNAVVSHKALIESDIEAQRAEIISKLEKGQVLEGTVKNITDFGAFMDLGGLDGLLYITDISWGRISHPGEVLKLDQKLNVVVLDFDDDKRRISLGLKQLTPHPWDVLPEWIHEGATVKGKVVNIEDYGAFLEIQPGVEGLVHVSEITWANTPINAKEFFKLGNEHEAKVVTLDKDARKMSLSIKQLTEDPWSTIETRFPEGSKHKGLVKNITPYGVFVELEAGIGGMIHISDLSWLKRFNHPSEYTKVGEQIDVIILSIDKENRKLQLGHKQLEEDPWNTLEDTFAVGSIHEGTVTRKDEKGAIVQLPYGLEGFAPNRHLAKEDGKSVGADETAQFMVIEFDRNEKRIVVSHARIWEQAVAEEKEAVKKEAKVEADKTKKAVKNIQSKVEKATLGDLGALAQIKEKLKKEEDNG, encoded by the coding sequence AGCAACTGCTCATGATGATTTCGACTGGAGTATTGACAAGCGTAACGTGGCTCATTACTCTGCTGAAGAGCAACTGAAATACGACAAAGTTTACGAAAACACTTTCGTTCAAATCGAAGATGGTGAAATCGTAAACGGTGGTGTTGTGGCGCTGACTAAAACTGATGTTGTTATCAACATTGGCTTTAAGAGCGATGGTCTCGTTTCTTTAAACGAATTCCGTGACTTACAGAACCTGGCAATAGGTGATACTGTAGAAGTAATGGTGGTTGAGAAAGAAGACAGGCAAGGTCACTTACACCTGAGCCGTAAACAAGCGCGTATTCACCGTGCCTGGGAAAGAATCGTTGAGGTTCATAAAACAGGTGAAGTGGTTACCGGTACTGTTACCAGCAAAACTAAAGGTGGCTTGATCGTTGACGTATTTGGTATGGAAACATTCTTACCAGGTTCTCAGATCGACGTTAAACCTGTTACTGACTACGATCAGTTTGTTAACAAGACCATGGAATTCAAAGTGGTTAAAGTTAACGAGGCTATCAAAAACGCAGTAGTATCTCACAAAGCTCTGATCGAAAGCGATATCGAAGCACAACGTGCAGAGATCATCAGCAAACTGGAAAAAGGTCAAGTACTGGAAGGTACTGTGAAGAACATCACCGATTTCGGTGCCTTCATGGACCTGGGTGGCCTGGACGGTTTGTTATACATCACCGACATCAGCTGGGGTCGTATTTCACACCCGGGAGAGGTGCTGAAATTAGACCAGAAACTGAATGTGGTGGTTCTGGATTTCGACGACGACAAACGTCGTATCAGCCTGGGTCTGAAACAATTAACTCCACATCCATGGGATGTGCTGCCTGAGTGGATCCACGAAGGTGCTACCGTAAAAGGTAAAGTAGTTAATATCGAAGACTACGGTGCGTTCTTAGAAATTCAGCCTGGTGTTGAAGGTCTGGTTCACGTAAGTGAAATTACCTGGGCTAACACTCCAATCAACGCTAAAGAATTCTTCAAGCTGGGTAACGAGCACGAAGCTAAAGTGGTTACTTTAGACAAAGATGCCCGTAAAATGAGCTTATCTATTAAGCAACTGACTGAAGATCCTTGGAGCACTATTGAAACAAGGTTCCCAGAAGGAAGCAAGCACAAAGGCCTGGTTAAAAACATCACTCCATACGGTGTGTTTGTTGAACTGGAAGCTGGTATCGGTGGTATGATCCACATCAGCGACCTGAGCTGGCTGAAACGCTTCAACCATCCTTCTGAGTACACTAAAGTTGGTGAGCAAATCGATGTTATCATCCTGAGCATTGATAAAGAAAACCGCAAACTGCAATTAGGACATAAGCAACTGGAAGAAGATCCATGGAACACCCTGGAAGATACATTTGCTGTAGGTAGCATTCACGAAGGTACTGTTACCCGCAAAGATGAGAAAGGTGCTATTGTTCAATTACCTTACGGTTTAGAAGGTTTTGCGCCTAACCGTCACCTTGCAAAAGAAGATGGTAAGAGCGTAGGAGCTGACGAAACTGCTCAATTCATGGTGATCGAATTCGATCGTAATGAAAAGCGTATCGTTGTAAGCCATGCACGTATTTGGGAGCAAGCTGTTGCTGAAGAAAAAGAAGCAGTGAAGAAAGAAGCAAAAGTAGAAGCTGACAAAACGAAGAAGGCTGTTAAAAACATCCAGAGCAAAGTAGAAAAAGCTACTTTAGGTGACCTGGGTGCTTTAGCTCAAATCAAAGAAAAACTGAAGAAAGAAGAAGATAACGGTTAA